A stretch of Veillonellales bacterium DNA encodes these proteins:
- the citX gene encoding citrate lyase holo-[acyl-carrier protein] synthase: MKAIDQGTCQTLDDILKARDERAALQKRLLQQYKTTLISFKLNIPGEIKFNYLIKRIFDEGLQALRSELGKRKQVLLFEEVQYKDSGPEFFGTLAATAAATKQITLDIEENHPLGRLYDFDIIDKTGKQCSRQAMQRNERRCFLCDQPAFACARSRAHSIEAMKNKIQAMCDEYFGIDESALRK, encoded by the coding sequence ATGAAGGCAATCGATCAGGGAACATGCCAAACGTTAGACGATATTTTAAAAGCCAGAGATGAGCGGGCGGCATTGCAGAAAAGGTTATTGCAGCAATATAAAACAACATTAATATCGTTCAAATTAAATATTCCCGGAGAAATCAAATTTAATTACCTCATTAAGCGAATTTTTGATGAAGGCTTACAAGCCTTGCGATCCGAATTGGGCAAACGAAAACAGGTGCTGTTATTTGAAGAAGTGCAGTATAAAGACAGCGGTCCCGAGTTTTTCGGCACACTGGCAGCAACTGCGGCAGCGACTAAGCAGATAACATTGGATATTGAGGAAAACCACCCGCTGGGAAGATTATATGACTTTGATATTATCGATAAAACCGGAAAGCAATGCAGCCGGCAGGCTATGCAGAGAAATGAGCGCCGCTGTTTTCTTTGTGACCAACCGGCATTTGCCTGTGCACGGTCAAGAGCTCATAGTATTGAAGCGATGAAAAATAAAATTCAGGCAATGTGCGATGAATATTTCGGGATTGATGAGAGCGCTCTGAGAAAATAA